The following DNA comes from Rhodohalobacter mucosus.
AAATACTTCCATTGCCGCAATCCTGGAGAGGGTACCAAACGCCGGAGGCGTTAAACCTGAATAGCCCCGGGTGAAACCCGGGGTAGAATGGAGCGATCCTTCTGAACCCCGAGGCGCAATCTTTATCAACGCCCGAATCTATGTCGAGGGGTACGGGGAAAGTGTTTGATGGACGATGGACGATAGACGATGAGTGATGGACGAAGTGTCCTGAATGCAATGATACCGGATAGGATAAAACCTGTAGCCAGGAATCTGAAGGTTAATTGAAGAATCGACGCGGTGCGAGGATGGGAGATTTCCCGGCAGGTGGCGGGTTCAAAAAATTTGCTCGGCTTCGGCATCTTCGTTTCACCTCGTTGCCTGCGCTCGGGATAACAGTGCGAAAATATAAACAGCGGCGACGCATGAAATCCTGAAAAGATCATTCGTTAATACCGCGACCTCCGGGACAGAACATTGCACGAACCAAACGCCGGAGGCGTTAAACCTGAATAGCCCCGGGTGAAACCCGGGGTAGAATGGAGCGATCCTTCTGAACCCCGAGGCGCAATCTTTATCAACGCCCGAATCTATGTCGAGGGGTGCCGGGAAGGTGTTTGATGGACGATGGACGATAGACGATTTGTGATGGACGAAGTGTCCTGAAAGCAAGGCCGCCAAATAAAACAAAAACCTGCAGCTTGTTGCCTGAGGCTTTCTATAGTGAGTGTCCTGATTTCCAAATATGGAAAAAATACTTCCATTGCCGCAATCCTGGAGAGGGTACCAAACGCCGGAGGCGTTAAACCTGAATAGCCCCGGGTGAAACCCGGGGTAGAATGGAGCGATCCTTCTGAACCCCGAGGCGCAATCCTGTTCATCACCCGAATCTATGTCGAGGGGTGCCGGGAAGGTGTTTGATGGACGAAGGACGATAGACGATGAGTGATGGACGATGAGTGATGGACGATAACCAATGAGTGATATGTGACGTAGCTGAGAAATCTATATCTGCGAAAATCTGTGTGTACTCAGCGCAAATCAGCCCCAAAGGAATGCATGCAGCGCGAGAAAATAAACGGAGGTGCAATCTAAAGCAGAGGAATCCGGAAAAACTATCCATATCAGAACATCTGACCCTTCGACACCGCTAGCGCTGCGCCGATGATTCCGGCGTGATTTCGGCTTTTGGCGGGCACAATCTCCGTCTGCAGGTCCAGATGGCGCTCAATTTTTTTGAATTTTTTGCTTACGCCGCCGCCCATAATAATGAGGTCGGGCCAGAAAAGCAGTTCAACCAGCTGCAGGTACTCGTTCACCCGGCGTCCCCACTTTTTCCAGCTCAGGTCTTCCTTTTTACGTACAGAGTTGGCGGCGTAATCTTCGGCCGGACCCCCGTACATCGGGATGTGTCCCAGCTCCGTGTTGGGAACCAGCTGCTGATTGTGAAAAACCGCGGTTCCGATGCCCGTTCCGAATGCGGCCATAAAGACGGTTCCATACCGGCCTTTGCCCGCACCGAACTCCAGCTCCGCAAACCCCGCGGCGTCAACGTCGTTAAGCAGATGGGTGCGGCAGCCGGTCTCTTTCTCAATCCGGGCAGAGGCGTTTACCCCGATCCAGGATTTGTCAATGTTGGAGGCCGTTTTTACAATCTCGTTTTTCACCGCAGCCGGGAAACCGCAGCCAACGGGGCCCTTCCACTCAAAATGCCGGATAATGGCTTCAATGGTTTCAATAACGGCCTCCGGGGTGGCCGGCTTCGGGGTGGGGATACGGTACCGGTCGGTAACCAGCTTTCCTTTTTTTGTATCGACAATCGCTCCCTTTATCCCGGACCCGCCTACATCAATTCCTAAAATATTCATACGGAATGATAGGAAACCTCGCCGTGAAAGTGAAACATGCTGTTTTGCAATGAGCGACACAAAATGATGAATTGTGAGTTTTCAAATGCTTTAAAAATGTCAACAAATTTGTAGATACCGTTTTTAAAAACTAAAATGGCCTCTTAAAACAGATAGCCGTAGAAATTATGCTTAGGTTTTTCCGAATCATACGTAAGCAACTCATGGAACAGAATAACATTCGTACGTACCTGCTGTATGCAATAGGTGAAATTGCCCTTGTCATGATCGGTATCCTGCTTGCCCTGCAGGTGAATAACTGGAATGAAGAAAGAAAAGCCAGGACATTTGAAAATGAAATCCTCTCCCTGATTGATCAAAATCTGCAGAACGACTCGGTCCAATTGTCTCGTGAACTATCCAAGGCAAAGCAGGCGATAGAATTGACAGACCGTCTGATCGAAGAGGTGGATCAGGAAAACTACAGCGATAGCCTGAATTACTGGATGGGCAAGATCATTTCATTTGAACGGTTCAAATCACAGACCAGCGCTTTTGAGGTGCTAAAGGCGAGGGGGATAGAAACCGTAACCAATAAAGAGCTGCAGCTCACCCTGATATCCTATTACGATGAAAACATCTTTGGTGTATATCAAAGCCTTACGGACGTAGAAAAATCATTTAATCAGGATTGGGTGCCCGTAATAAAAGAGAAATTTTCTGACTTTAAATGGCGTGACTATCACCAGCCCACAGACCCCGAAAATTTCTTTGAAGATCCTTCTACAATCGTGCTTTTCAGAATCTATCAGGATAATCGGGAGGCCGGTTTGGATAAGCTGGAAGATGCTCTTGTGAAAAATGCTGAAATCAGGGAATTGATAAAAAACCGGCTCCAATAATCATTAATCCTGAATAAGCGATACGATACTTTCAGGAAAAAAGATCGAATCACTAAAGAACAGTCATGCTCCGCTTCTTCCGTCACATACGAAAACAGCTTATGGAACAGAATAAAGTCCGAACGTACATTTTCTACGCCATCGGCGAAATTTTGCTGGTGGTGATTGGAATCCTGATTGCGCTCCAGGTGAACAACTGGAATGAGCAGAGTAAACTGGATACCAAGTTTAAATCTACCATCGAGAAGGTTTACAATGATTTACTACTTGAAGAGGCAATCATAAAATACAGGCTGGACTACTTTGGTGAACAGATATCAATGATGGATACCTTATTGAGTTCCCCGGATTATTACAGGAGAGAAGAGTTGCCCGGACGATTACTGTTTGTTGACTTACCAAGGACTCCCTCGGGACTAGCTCCCCAAAATGCAGAGTTCAACATGAGTTTACTTGATTATTCAGAGTTAAATGTTGAACAGTCAAAATTGGCAAATAAGATCTTTAATTATGGATTAACAGCTTCTAACCAGTTTAATGTTGATCCGGGGATTCTGGAAACACCTATCGAGGATTTGATGATCTCATACAACATTCCAACACCGCCTTTATCCCCTGCACTGAATGATTATCAATCAGATGTTTACAGGGCCCATTTTACAAATTCACACTTTGATCGGGCTTACCAACTACTAAACTCAAATGAGTTAAAAACTACATTGACTACACAAAGGGTGATGAGAATAGGAGCACTCGTCGGGTTGACGAATGCAAGGGATGAAAATATTTCATTGAGAAATGCAATTCGCGACTATTTTCCGGATGTGAGCTTTATACACCAGGATATCGGCATTGTTGGAAGTGCATTACCTGCAGGCTGGGAACCGGCAAATAAACTTTCCCTTACAGCTGACCCGGATGATGGATTCATATTTCAAGGAATATTTTCATTTGAGGATGGTGAAATTAAGTTTGTGGCAAATGATACGTGGGTTGCAAACTGGGGTGCTACTCCCGCAGGTGACAGGTCCCTGGCTGCAAACGGACAGAATATCTCTGTAGGAGAGGGTACTTACAGAGTGGTTGTGAATTTTGATACAAACAGGTATTCAATCACTCCATTTGAGGATGAATAGTTATGCTCCGTTTCTTCCGCCACATTCGAAAACAGCTTATGGAACAGAATAAAGTTCGAACGTACATTTTTTACGCTATCGGCGAAATTTTGCTGGTGGTAATCGGAATTCTTATCGCCCTGCAGGTAAACAACTGGAATGAAGAACGTAAACTGGCAAATGAGGAGCAGATTATATTAAATGCCCTCTATGAAGAGATCAGCAGCAACCAGCAGATTTTCAAGGGTGCAATTACCCGGGCAGAGAATGTCCAAAAGTCGATCTATTCCATTCTGAGTTACACAGGCCCCGGCACTCCGGAGCTTACCAAAGAAAGATCCGACAGCCTGATTCAAACTCTCGACGCTGTGATTACGGCAGAGGTGAATCAGGGGATTCTGAATGATTTGATGGTGACCGGACGCATTCACCTCATACAAAATGATTCGCTCAAACATCAGCTAACGTCCTGGGTACCTCTTTATCAGGATGAAGTGCTGGAGCCGGAAACCAGCATTCTGCACTCCGTGCAAAATATCATCATCCCGTTTTTGGTGGAACATTACTCTATGGCAACCGAAGGATTCAATCGTCACTCAGGTTATGAAACCAGATTCAGTCATGATTACAGGAAGATTTATCAGCTCATTGAATTCGAAAATATTGTCCTGTTCAAGGAGATCGACTATTACGTTCTCATCAATAGCTATAAAACCATGATTGCCTATAACGAAGGTTTGCTTGAGCACATCCGTCTTGAAAGAAAACGCTAGATCATGCTCCGCTTCTTCCGTCACATACGAAAACAGCTTATGGAACAGAATAAAGTCCGAACGTACATTTTTTACGCCATTGGCGAAATTTTACTGGTGGTAATCGGAATCCTGATCGCCCTTCAGGTGAATAACTGGAATGTTGAACGCCAAAATACGGTCAATGAAGAGTTTTATCTGGAAAAGATAGAAGCCTCACTCCGGTCTGATTCTCTCAGGCTCATTCAGACCATTGATCTTGGAAATACGATGCTGGCTATGATCGACTCGGCAGAGATCATGATGGATGCCCCTGAAGCCTATGAAGCCGTGAATTTTAGAGCTAAGCTGCTTGCATTGGCCTGGCAGAATGAATTCAGAGCATCCCGGTCGGTTTTTGACAATCTCAATGCTACCGGAGAAATTAAATTACTTAAAGATCAATCGTTTGTGGATGATTTATACATCTACTACAATACCGGTACAGACATTGGGATGAAAGAATATGCCCGCAGGGAGATCACTCCGTATCTGATGCGGTTTGATGAGATCAGGTATGAAGACTTCGGAAATTTATCCATCCCCATACCTGAACTAAATAATTACAGACTGGAAGGCAGACCTATAGAGGACTATAGAAATGACGCGTACATTAATAATGCACTAAAGCTCAAAAGGGTGCAGATTATTAATCAGAATGCTGCATTTTACCGTTTGCTTGATCTTATAAACGGTGCCATGAAAAAATTAAACGACAGATAATAGCATTGCTTCGCTTTTTCCGACATATCCGAAAATCGCTCATGGAACAGAAAAAAGTCCGTACCTATATGTTGTATGCAGTGGGTGAAATTTTGCTGGTTGTGATTGGTATCCTGATTGCTCTGCAGGTGAACAACTGGAATGAGGAGCGCCTGCGGCTGGCCGATGAGCGGGAAGTACTCCAGAATGTTAAGACGGACTTTCAGGATGCTATTCAGGAGCTTAGTTATCTGAACAGCCTTCGAAAGTCGATGAATGAGATCATTGACGATTTTGTAAAAGACGGACCTTTTCCTGACGAGAGGTTTTCAGAATCGGAGCTGGACAGTATGTTTGCTATCCTGCAGTATGCGCCAACATTCAACAATCAATCCGGGTCACTGGATGTGCTTCTGAACTCCGGCCGAATCAACCTAGTGCGGGATGATTCGCTTCGCGCCATGCTGCTGAACTGGCCGGGACTGGTGCAGGATATGGTGGAGGGAGAGATAAGCCAGGTAGAGTTTCAAACGGATAGTTACATCCCCAAAGTTTTAGAATACTTGTCTCTCAATCGTATCTATAAACATTTTAAGATGACTTTACTGGGAGATGTGCCGATGGATAGATTTGATCGGAAGACCCGGACGGAACCGGATTATTCCGGTCTGTTTCGGGATCCGGAATTTGAGAACATTTTGATAAATCGTGAATTTTTTCTCCAAATAGCCCTCGAAGAAACCGAAACGGTGATTCAAACGGCCAACCGGATTATTGCACGCATTGATCAGCACACCGGGAGTTAAGCCTATGCGGTCAATAGAAAGTTTTGAAAAAATAATACGTACCTTGCAAAAGAATCGACGTGCGACAGGTTTTTAATATGACTTAACCGTTTGAATGTCAGCAGGTTAAAAAATTATTCATATTCCCGGAAAACACAGCCAATGGATACCTTCGACATCGTCACGGTGATTGCCATCATCCTCTTTGCACGGCTTGGTATGAGACTGCTCTTCAAATATTTTGAGGCCGCCAAAAAAGAAGAAAAACCCGATGAAAAATGACCCGGTGTCGGTCAGTGACTGATTAAATCACCGGTTCGCCAGCTTACCAACTCATTTCGCAAGGTAGATTTCGAGCTCCTCCAGTGATTTACCCTTCGTTTCCGGAACCACAAAGATGATAAACAGAAGTCCTGCAGCAGCAAACACGCCATAGATCAAAAAGGTGAGCGAACTGCCGAAATTGGCCAGCTCCCAGGGAAACACCAGTTGTACGCCGAAGCTGATTGCCGAATTGATTACCCCAACGAACGAAATGGCCAGCCCGCGTATATAGTTGGGAAAAATCTCTGAAAAGAGTACCCACATAATGGGTCCGAGTGAAATGGCAAACGATGCCACAAATCCCAGGATACAGATCAGAATAAGCGTTGCGTTGATGTCGGCAGCGGTTGTGATGAGCTGGGATTCGTATGTCTGCGCAACGTCTTCGCCCAGCGTCTCGGAGAGTGCGCGTTTATAGTCCAGGTCGTTGTCGTACACGGTACCGACCATGGCACTCAGCTGCTGCTGGTTGATCTCGGCGGGCAGCTCGGTAACCGTGTCCGGCTGCAGGGTATAGGTGGCGTTATTGAATTCATAGGAGAGTAAAAACATGCAGAGCGCAATTCCACTCACGCCGAATATGAGCAGTGGTTTCCGGCCCACTTTATCGATGAACAGGATGGCAAGTACGGTAAACACCAGGTTGGTCAAACCCACCAGGATGGCCTGCACGAACGAGGCGTCCGTACCGATTCCCGTCTGTTCAAAAATCATGGGTGCATAAAAGAAGACCGCATTGATGCCGGTGATCTGCTGCAGAATCCCAATCACCACGCCTACAAGCAGCACAAGCTTCAGGGCCGGCTTAAAAAGGTCAGTTAACGTTCTCTTTTTGAGATCTTTTTCCGCTTCAAAACTTTTTTTCACGGCAGAGAACACTTCCTGCGCCGTCTCTTTCGGGTTGATCTTGCTCAGAATGGAGAGAGCATAATCGTACTCCTCTTTCATAATGAGCCAGCGCGGACTGTTGGGCACAAAGAAGAGACCGATAAAGTAGAGCACGGCCGGTATGGTTTCAAGGCCCAGCATCCAGCGCCAGTTGTAGGTATCAAACTGCAGAGCCTGTGCCCAGGCCATATCCGACTGGCCCAGCTGAAGGACCATATAGTTGGTAAAAAAAGCAACCGAGATGCCCAGTACGATATTAAGCTGGTTGATGGAGACCAGGCTGCCGCGAATCTTCGGGGGTGCCATCTCCGCGATATACATGGGGGCGATAATCAGGGAAGCGCCCACGCCCAGGCCGCCGATCATGCGTGCGATCACCAGTACGATAAAGGAAGGCGCCAGTGCCGAACCGATTGCCGAAATGGTGTAAAGAATGGCTGCAATGCTCAAGACACGTTTCCGTCCGATTTTGTCACTTAGGGGACCTGCTACCAGCATAGAGAGTGTAGCCGTAAGCGTCAGGGAGGCAACGGCCCACCCAAGCTCAATTTTGGACAGGTCAAATTCGATCTCGATAAACCTGTTGACACCTGAAATAACGGATGCATCGAAGCCCATCAGGAATCCGCCCAGGGCTACCACCATCGACACCACAAAGATATATTTGTTTTTTCCCATGATATCTGATTTTAGTCTGTCTCGTATGAATCACATCAGCACGCAATGTAGATGAAAATAATGAGGTGTCGTAAAGAAATTTTCCAAACAGATTCATCATAATGGTGCCATAATGAATTGCATCTGAAACAATAAACTGCTTAATTTTTACAATTTCCAAACAGATCAAGCCGGATGATTACACTTTTCAGGCGCCTCAGGCAAAAATTTATTGGTGAGGGGAATACAGGTCGTTACATCTTGTATGCAATAGGAGAGATTCTTTTGGTTGTGACCGGCATACTGATTGCACTTCAGGTAAATAACTGGAATGAAGAGCGCCGTGAGCGAAGCACTGAGTTGCTTTACCTGCAGAGTTTTAAAGAGGATCTTGATCAGAATATGGCCGAGCTGGACCGTGTAATCGAAAAAACTTCCCGGGTAGCTGTGTATAATGATTCTTTATTAACATTTCTTGTCTCTGCAGAATCGGCATCCCTCGACCAGGAGCTTTTTTTGAGGCTGCTCGGTGAAAGTGCGGGATACACCATTTTCCAGAGCAAAGAGGGTACGATTCAAAGTATTATCGGGTCGGGAGCTCTCGAAGTAATCCGGGATCCTTTTATCAGGATGAAAATAGCGGTATGGGAAGGGGATTTAAAAAACATAAGGGCCTGGGAGTCGGACAGTAAACGAAGTTTTGATGAGTATACCGGCTATCTGAAAATGAATCTCCCACGACATCTAATGTTGTTTGACGAGTCTGTAATTGATGATAATGTACTGACTAAACTTCAAAGCGATACCTTTTTTCTGAATACACTGATGGAGCGTAGTTTTATATCATCATCATTGAATGATCTCTATAAGGAAAAGCGAGAGGAATTGGGCATGCTTTCCGAGCTTGTGGACAGGGAGATACAAAGTCTGATGGATTAACTTCGCCCATTTACGTTGCGGGGATCAGCCATTTTTTGAAACAGGCACATGAGGGGAAAAACCGGTTACCACCCACCGGTTCCGGATTCACCTTTCATGGGGCCGACAATTTCGGATGTGACCCACCCCCCGTAAAATTGCCCGGGTTGAGGCTGTACTCTCTCACCGTCAACAAAACAGCGTACTTTCCCGGGATAGAATGAGTAGTATCCGTCAATCAACTTAAACCGGCTGCTCGGGTTATGATAAGACCACGCGACTTTCCGCAAATTTTGTCCATCAAGGGTGATGTTCCAGTATGTGGCGGAACCTTTCCATTCGCAGAAGGAACTGCCGGACGCTTTCTCGAGAAGATCCTCGTTTACATCGGCGGGGGGTATGTAAAACGTTGGCGGACTGGCCGTCTCCAGCACGCGAACAGCGCGGTTTGTTTTTGCGATAACGCTGTCGCCTGCTTCCACGATAATGGTACGGGAGTCCGGATCGGTTATCGGGGGCCGCGGATAGTCCCAGACCGATTCCTCACCTTCCTCAGGTTCGATGGCAAATGGCGGGCGCTCGTTACCGGTGTATTTCCACATAGCTGGCGGATGGTTGTGTTTGAGTAAAAGTAGTCGCTGTTGATTTCACTTATAAAACCAATAGGGGATCTGCTCAGTTCACTTTCGTGCCTGTCCATGATCAATTAAATGGATATATTCACCAGAACGCTGACCAATCTGCACCCGAAACCCCACAAGGATACCCCATGACTACTCAAGACAGTGATATTGCCTTGCTCACCAGCAGCGCGTACAAAGTTTCTCATGCAGCGGAGGGAGACTGGTATCTGGCGAACATCCTGAAAGAGGATCAGCTGCTTCAAGAGGCCCTGAAGGAGAGGGGCATTACGTCTGTAAGGGTGGATTGGGCCGACCCGGAGGTGGATTGGGAGTCGTTCAAGTGTGTGGTGTTCCGGACGACATGGGACTATTTTGAGCGCTTCAGGGAATTTACACTCTGGCTGAACCGTGTGGAGAAATTGACCCGCCTCTGCAATGATATCTCCCTGATACGATGGAACATGGATAAGCACTACCTGAAGGATCTCGAAAACAGAGGCATACCCGTCGTGGACTCGCTCATGATTGAGAAAGAGAGCACTCTCGACCTGAGAAGCCTCCTGGAGGAGTCGGGCTGGACGGAAGGGGTCATCAAGCCGTGCGTATCCGGTGCAGCCCGGCATACGTACAGGGTGAACCGGGAGAGTGCGGCGGAGATAGAAAAATTTATTCGTCCACTGCTAAGCGGTGAATCCTTTATTCTGCAGCCTTTCCTCCCCGAGATCATGACTACCGGCGAGGATACGCTGATGGTGATCGGGGGAGAGGTGACTCACGCAGTGAGAAAAGTGGCCAAAGAGGGGGATTTCCGGGTTCAGGACGATCACGGAGGTACGGTGCACGAATACAAACCCCTGCAGGAACAGGTGCAATTGGCCGTAAAGGCGATGGATGCCTGCAATCCCGAGCCGGTGTACGGCCGTGTGGATATGGTCCGCAATCTGGAGGGAGAGTGGGTGGTGATGGAGCTGGAGCTGATCGAACCGG
Coding sequences within:
- a CDS encoding SusF/SusE family outer membrane protein, with the protein product MVIGILIALQVNNWNEQSKLDTKFKSTIEKVYNDLLLEEAIIKYRLDYFGEQISMMDTLLSSPDYYRREELPGRLLFVDLPRTPSGLAPQNAEFNMSLLDYSELNVEQSKLANKIFNYGLTASNQFNVDPGILETPIEDLMISYNIPTPPLSPALNDYQSDVYRAHFTNSHFDRAYQLLNSNELKTTLTTQRVMRIGALVGLTNARDENISLRNAIRDYFPDVSFIHQDIGIVGSALPAGWEPANKLSLTADPDDGFIFQGIFSFEDGEIKFVANDTWVANWGATPAGDRSLAANGQNISVGEGTYRVVVNFDTNRYSITPFEDE
- the ppgK gene encoding polyphosphate--glucose phosphotransferase, which translates into the protein MNILGIDVGGSGIKGAIVDTKKGKLVTDRYRIPTPKPATPEAVIETIEAIIRHFEWKGPVGCGFPAAVKNEIVKTASNIDKSWIGVNASARIEKETGCRTHLLNDVDAAGFAELEFGAGKGRYGTVFMAAFGTGIGTAVFHNQQLVPNTELGHIPMYGGPAEDYAANSVRKKEDLSWKKWGRRVNEYLQLVELLFWPDLIIMGGGVSKKFKKIERHLDLQTEIVPAKSRNHAGIIGAALAVSKGQMF
- a CDS encoding ATP-grasp domain-containing protein, with translation MTTQDSDIALLTSSAYKVSHAAEGDWYLANILKEDQLLQEALKERGITSVRVDWADPEVDWESFKCVVFRTTWDYFERFREFTLWLNRVEKLTRLCNDISLIRWNMDKHYLKDLENRGIPVVDSLMIEKESTLDLRSLLEESGWTEGVIKPCVSGAARHTYRVNRESAAEIEKFIRPLLSGESFILQPFLPEIMTTGEDTLMVIGGEVTHAVRKVAKEGDFRVQDDHGGTVHEYKPLQEQVQLAVKAMDACNPEPVYGRVDMVRNLEGEWVVMELELIEPELWMRTHPEAAEVFAEALSKFMEGAPQSR
- a CDS encoding DUF6090 family protein encodes the protein MEQKKVRTYMLYAVGEILLVVIGILIALQVNNWNEERLRLADEREVLQNVKTDFQDAIQELSYLNSLRKSMNEIIDDFVKDGPFPDERFSESELDSMFAILQYAPTFNNQSGSLDVLLNSGRINLVRDDSLRAMLLNWPGLVQDMVEGEISQVEFQTDSYIPKVLEYLSLNRIYKHFKMTLLGDVPMDRFDRKTRTEPDYSGLFRDPEFENILINREFFLQIALEETETVIQTANRIIARIDQHTGS
- a CDS encoding DUF6090 family protein gives rise to the protein MITLFRRLRQKFIGEGNTGRYILYAIGEILLVVTGILIALQVNNWNEERRERSTELLYLQSFKEDLDQNMAELDRVIEKTSRVAVYNDSLLTFLVSAESASLDQELFLRLLGESAGYTIFQSKEGTIQSIIGSGALEVIRDPFIRMKIAVWEGDLKNIRAWESDSKRSFDEYTGYLKMNLPRHLMLFDESVIDDNVLTKLQSDTFFLNTLMERSFISSSLNDLYKEKREELGMLSELVDREIQSLMD
- a CDS encoding DUF6090 family protein codes for the protein MEQNKVRTYIFYAIGEILLVVIGILIALQVNNWNVERQNTVNEEFYLEKIEASLRSDSLRLIQTIDLGNTMLAMIDSAEIMMDAPEAYEAVNFRAKLLALAWQNEFRASRSVFDNLNATGEIKLLKDQSFVDDLYIYYNTGTDIGMKEYARREITPYLMRFDEIRYEDFGNLSIPIPELNNYRLEGRPIEDYRNDAYINNALKLKRVQIINQNAAFYRLLDLINGAMKKLNDR
- a CDS encoding DUF6090 family protein, with amino-acid sequence MEQNNIRTYLLYAIGEIALVMIGILLALQVNNWNEERKARTFENEILSLIDQNLQNDSVQLSRELSKAKQAIELTDRLIEEVDQENYSDSLNYWMGKIISFERFKSQTSAFEVLKARGIETVTNKELQLTLISYYDENIFGVYQSLTDVEKSFNQDWVPVIKEKFSDFKWRDYHQPTDPENFFEDPSTIVLFRIYQDNREAGLDKLEDALVKNAEIRELIKNRLQ
- a CDS encoding sugar porter family MFS transporter; this translates as MGKNKYIFVVSMVVALGGFLMGFDASVISGVNRFIEIEFDLSKIELGWAVASLTLTATLSMLVAGPLSDKIGRKRVLSIAAILYTISAIGSALAPSFIVLVIARMIGGLGVGASLIIAPMYIAEMAPPKIRGSLVSINQLNIVLGISVAFFTNYMVLQLGQSDMAWAQALQFDTYNWRWMLGLETIPAVLYFIGLFFVPNSPRWLIMKEEYDYALSILSKINPKETAQEVFSAVKKSFEAEKDLKKRTLTDLFKPALKLVLLVGVVIGILQQITGINAVFFYAPMIFEQTGIGTDASFVQAILVGLTNLVFTVLAILFIDKVGRKPLLIFGVSGIALCMFLLSYEFNNATYTLQPDTVTELPAEINQQQLSAMVGTVYDNDLDYKRALSETLGEDVAQTYESQLITTAADINATLILICILGFVASFAISLGPIMWVLFSEIFPNYIRGLAISFVGVINSAISFGVQLVFPWELANFGSSLTFLIYGVFAAAGLLFIIFVVPETKGKSLEELEIYLAK
- a CDS encoding DUF6090 family protein yields the protein MEQNKVRTYIFYAIGEILLVVIGILIALQVNNWNEERKLANEEQIILNALYEEISSNQQIFKGAITRAENVQKSIYSILSYTGPGTPELTKERSDSLIQTLDAVITAEVNQGILNDLMVTGRIHLIQNDSLKHQLTSWVPLYQDEVLEPETSILHSVQNIIIPFLVEHYSMATEGFNRHSGYETRFSHDYRKIYQLIEFENIVLFKEIDYYVLINSYKTMIAYNEGLLEHIRLERKR
- a CDS encoding DUF427 domain-containing protein → MWKYTGNERPPFAIEPEEGEESVWDYPRPPITDPDSRTIIVEAGDSVIAKTNRAVRVLETASPPTFYIPPADVNEDLLEKASGSSFCEWKGSATYWNITLDGQNLRKVAWSYHNPSSRFKLIDGYYSFYPGKVRCFVDGERVQPQPGQFYGGWVTSEIVGPMKGESGTGGW